In Periophthalmus magnuspinnatus isolate fPerMag1 chromosome 9, fPerMag1.2.pri, whole genome shotgun sequence, the sequence GATCGTCTGAGGTAATGGGATGTGTAATATTCAAAGTAAATAAGTTAATATAGTTGTACAAGACGATGCAGGCACACGGTATAGACAGGGCCGTACACAGAAAAAATTGAAATGTTAAGGTCCATTGTACATGTTTGAGGTCTAGTCCTGAAGTAATCCTGGGTAACTTCTGGTGTATAGCTAATGTATCCTCTATTTAGTCCTTGATTAAGTCTTGGTTCATTTACTGTGGGTATGTTGATATCTGGTAATGTTTCCCATAAGTTTATACTGAGACTGTGATGGCACAGGCAatccaattattttatttaatacaattttagtaTAAACTCTTCACCATTGCCTTCctgataaaaaagaaaaaacaaacctctATCAGGGAGCCACCATAGTCCCATCTATAAATGGGAAACACTGTATCTAGATTATTTGTGTGGTTTTAATTTAGTaatggtttagtctaggttttgCTACGTAATAACAATGCATTGGATTTTATAACACCCAAAGCTAAGatctagttctagtttagttctggatttatcaaatacagttttagtgtagttCAGGTAcagttataatataatatagttaAAAACCATGTTCAGTCCTTGGACCTAGTTCTGTACTTTGGACTAGTCCAAGTTCAGTTCTGCTATAGTCATGATTATTAATCCTTGTGGgtattgtttttaataaaacatttcctgtgttgtgtttatggttttcagattaaatatacagtaatatTATAAAAATACCAAGGGGTGGGTGTTGGTGACAGGTGCATATGGCCATGGTTGTATTAAATAGATAGGGATGAAAAGAATACGACATATACAAGCCAGGAAGTTAAGAGAGAAGAATCTTTCAAGAGAGACATTCACCAAGACCCCGTCCTCTGTTCCCTGTGGTGGTCTTCATATACAGTGGATCCCCTGAATATTTAGCTTGTTTTACTCTCCTCTTCAGTGGCTCTGTTCTATAGTCCAACAATCCTGAGGGTAAAATTAAGGTTTGTCCCAAAaagtctcctctcaaaccatctGAAATGCACAAAGAAATGCCCACTGTCTGTTCCTTGGATTACCATTATAGACTTGGCAGGCTGAATCCAACTGCTGCTAAAAGACCCATGTCAGAACCAGGGCAGACAGCAGCAAGGAAGCCCTCCTAGGAGCTCTTCTTTCatatttctgtgtttctgtAAGTAAAATGTGGCTGCCACGTTTGGCCACTAGGGGGCAGAGTTAGACATGGAGTCCACGGAGTTGACGCTGGAAGACTGCACTCGGCTGTTGGAGATGGACACCTCTGGGTGCTGTAGGAGCAGAAAGAGACGATGAGTTACTTTATCACTGGAGTCTTACTGgtattatttatctttatttgagGACAATCCATAACTGTTTTTAGAGGCACATTCATCCCAGGTGAAATTAGTTGGAAATGactttatttcaaaatattagAACTAACATGCACAGCAAGTGgtttaaaattgttttaaaataaaattaattttgGCCACTCACATGTCTCCTGAAGATTCGGTCCAGTAGGCTGCGCTTGGGGGGCTCTGGAGGCTGGTTCCAGTCAAGATCTGGCGGTCGTGTCCCTTGAGgtccaaaaacattcaaatctcGAAAACACTCTGTCTCTATCatctaacaataaaaaaattcaTATTAAATACATGACCTAATGTTTATCCTGGTACATGATTCAAACTGGGAATTGTAATACACACCTCATTCTGCCATGGGATGGAAACGCTGCCTGTAGCAAATTTAGAGTAAAAGTCATTGTCAGTTTGGTCCAAATTCACTCCCTTGACTGTGGAGAACTGTTCAATGTCCAAAACATCTTTACAGTAGACGGCCCGAGGCTGGAGAGACATGAGTCGGAAAGAAAAACATTGAGAATGGCACCGAATTGCATAATGTGAACATTATGTAATGTAGCTGAATATAGTGATAAGAATAATCTGTGCAATACTTCACTTTTCCATTGAGGATAATCAAATGTATTAAACCAATGTGTAATGCCTGTGCTGTTGGGTGCTAAAAACAGACATCTAAAACGTAAAATCATGACATCATTAAACTGTTACCgcgtaataaaataataacattaagGGATTAGGTTTATATTACGATTTGCTGGCTTCTTAAAGCACTACAGTGgtctttattcattcactccacactcagagGTAGGTAGCTACTTTTGCtgctacagctgccctggagttaTCTTCTGGCTCCTAAACCACCCCATTACACTGGTCAATGGACATACATGTTTTGTCTAATATGTATACAACTAAGAAGACAACTGTACAAAAATcacaacacacaaaagcacaaaatataATAGTGTTTTATGGTGACTATGGACCACTCACATCAGGCACAAATGGTGGGTCCACAATCCCAGCCTCGAGCCTCTTAAAGTTGATGTTTTTGAAGAATAAGTGTGCCTTCACTCCTGCTGCTTTGTCTGCCTGGCACCCAAGTCTCTGCTTTGGGTCTTTGGtcagcagctgggtgtgcacaAAGACAGTTACTTTAATTACTAAAATGTAAAGATGATAAATTAAATACTCAAATagtatttttaaacataattttaaacataaaagcagattttattggtttaattactactacaaatacctAACTGAGCACTCACCATTCGACAGATGGCCTTAGCGTCCTCTGTAAACTTTTCATTatactcttcctcttcctcctgcactcttctctccacctcctcacgTTTTACCCTCTCCTTACGAGCACGGAAAGGTGACCGCCCAACTGTCATTTCATAAATTAGGCAGCCCAGACCCCACCAGTCCGGACTCATGGCATACTTTTCATTGTTTATGACCTCTGGAGCTAGAGAGATAACAGTGATGTTGTTAAATACTggtaaataatattaaaaaaacataatataaataatgactACAATTCATCTTACCCATATACCCAACTGTCCCCACTCTCCCTCTAATTAGCTCTCCTTCAGGCACTTTGATGGCCAGCCCCAGATCCGAAATACGAATGTGTCCTATGAACAAAGTAGAAAATGGCTAAATACATTGTCATCAATTACAAACAGTGAATGGACACATGGCATTTTACTCACCATTGTCATCTAAAAGAATGTTTTCTGGTTTTAAATCCCTGTAAAAACAAGAGGCAAGCATGTGTTACAGAAGCAAACCCCTagaataacaatataaaaaatagttATTACAGTGCATCATCATTTGTCAGCCGTTAGTCAGTAGTCAAGTTGCATAgttaaaactggactgaaatgtAGCACCATAAATGGGTggttataataaataaaaaaaatcctaaatacATATCCCTATTTACCTGTAGACTATTGACTCCCTGTGCAGGTGCTCCAGTCCGCAGGAGATCTGAGCAGCATAAAACTGGATCCGGTCCTTCTCAAAACCCGGTGTCCCCATGTTGTAAATGTGAAACTTCAAGTCCCCTCCGTTCATGATGGTCAGTACCAAACACAGGGCGTCTTTGGTCTCATACGCATACGCTAAACTTACCTGcagcaaaaacaacataacTGCATGTTTGCAAGGCATCCATTTGTGTAATGTGCTTAGTCATAACATTACAACCACAGGTAAAGTATCGTTACATAACAATAACATTACTAATATTTcttataaaaaaacatttgttagCTGATGGGATGTCCCCAAAGAGGATGTGAAAAATACTGGTGTTTGACAATGGCCAAAATTTGATGTCTAGCATTATGTGTCCAAAAGGGGCAATTAAAAAAACGCACAGAGAAGTttgcacaaaaacatgcataaaggATAGTTCTGAAAAGGATTAGAGCATTCAAGTACATTGGAGATTGCTGCATTTAGGGCAATGGATTATGCAAGTGGTTATAATGTTAGGATGTCAGTGTAGTTTATAGTGATATTATAGCAATCTACGTACAAAAATATACTCACAACAAATCTACTGTTGACTTTCTCTAAAATTTGTTTCTCATTGAGTGCCATGGACTCCCCTTTCCTCTTTTTGATCCTCTTTTTCTCCAGTTTCTTGCAGGCATACATCTTCCCTGTGGCTCTGACCTGACAGGCACACACCTGGCACAGAGAGACCACATTCATTATATCATTACTTTATAGAGAAGCACATGCTGCAGTTTAAATCCTCCATTAAATCCTCCATTATCATTATGAACCCACCTCTCCAAATCCGCCTTTACCCAGCACCCTGTATTGTCTGAACGTGTCCTTTGTGATTGGTTGCCTGACAAAAGACAGACACAGTAAAACCCATTAATAAACATTCACATATTATCGATTACGAGGAGATATTATCTGGGGAACTCAATACTGGCCTGCTGTGTTTCCTGTACAGAGGGTGTAGTCAGCTCTGAAAGCTTTCAATGGACTTTTAACTGCCTCTCATAGACTCCAGTATAAAGTATTTTCCAGTCTGTTGTGATCAGAGGCACCATATTTCCAGACTACTCTTAATGTTTGCAGTTACCTCACAATTAATGACCCTATTATgggttgtgtatgttgtgttattgtgtagattgaatgtaaaagtatttatcatAATCTtgataattgtttttatttatttatttggtgaaagtaaaataatcaccaactgacaatgattttttttgctaAGCCTCCTACCCAGAGAAATTTACTATAAACATGGTCTTGCATCCACAAATTAATTTTCTAGAAACCAGTATTTTTATGACTGTATTGAAAATTTTGGATGTTCAAGGTAATATTTAGCTTGAGAGGTATGTCTCATTTTCCATGCAATTTGAGGATTGCTGGTGTTTTGTGTCATCAGTCAACAATATTTCCACTAACCTTTCCAGCATCTTCCACTGCAGAAAGCGGTCAAAGTACATGCTGTTCTGGTAGTCGGCGAAAGGAGCACCACTAAGGTAGTCGTGGACGGCCCTGATCCAAACAGAGAGCAGTGAGATAAAGGAAGTGGCATTTGTACAGTTCAAGCTGTACAGTActgtgtgaaaaagtgagtGAGGAGGTGTGTAAAAATCCCTATTTGGCATTTTAGGAAGTGTCATTAATGGCCCAATGATGAAATAAATCTAAAGACTGTTCCAAAAGATCCTGTGGGAAGTTTACCCACTCCCCAAACTGGAAGATCTTTGAATTTAGTTAAGATACATTTATTGTCCCCATGGAAAAATTTGTCCTCCATTTGGCCCATCCTCCAATGCCACTGGGGTAACCTATTGAGGCAGTTGGGGGCCATCTCTATATCTTGAGCCAAACTCGGTCAGGACTAACTTAGGTGAAGGATTTtacctactgtgcatgttttgtgttgatggaggaaaccagaGTGTCTGAAACAGAACCTTCCTGCTGTGAGGCAAGAGTACTAACTATTCAGCCTCCGTGCCACCAAATTCTTATTAAGACAATGCCTCTGGCCAGTCTCGTAAGtcttcacattttatttttaattgtttctcAGCGATATTGTTGTTTTGAGAGAGCGATAGGCTTATCAGAGAGTTTTACATACACTTTTGTATCATGGTTCAAATTTAAAGCACATATATGGGTCAATGGGCGAGGGAAACTTACTTGCGGCAGTTGCTGAAGATCTCCTTACATGGACTGATCTGCAGGTTTTCCCTGCACTGGTCCACAAAGCCCTCCACAATGTCGACATGTTGAGGTGACTGTAacaaacacatgtaaacacaaagGGTGGCACACATCAAAACATGGCATTACTTTTTATTACATGCTGTAAACATCTAGGCTACTAAGACATTTGGGGGCTTGAAACTGAACTGGACCAGACCACTTTTGGAGTTTTTCTGAAGATATGAACAGCAGATTAATGCAAAGTAGACCTGAAGTAGAAACACATAACTAAAACTTTTATAAAATACTATAGAAAACATTAAGGAAAGATTTTTGAACAAAGCACTAATGTTTAAGTTTTAGATATGATCTGACAAATAGATGGAGATTTAATgtaaactgaataaataaatataagtcagaatacagcatccaaaataaaaaacaaaacaaaacaaacaaacacaaaaaacataaagtcaccACTCCATCACACAAAGCAAATGttattgtgaagaaaaaaaaaacattatgaccatTTTAACGTGTGGTCTTCCTTCATTTAATAGCTGCTAAACATGACCTCTTCAAAGTAACGGTTTCATGTATATTGGATGTATGTAGCTCTAACATAAACACAGCTCTTTGCCGGAGACTTCAGTTTGTCGAATGAactatttttgcacatttacatGAGTTATTAGACTGTCCATCATTTGCCTTTTGAAGgttgagtgttttttattgcagaaTAATTCAACGGAACTGCCTTGCTTACATTTCTTTCCCACAGGTGTACACATGAATCAAGCCTTGATAAACTCTGCTCTACATCCTAATATGAAGAAGAGACACAGCAGAAGAGGTTGTTGATATGCCTCCAAAATCATTATAGTGTGATGAAAACTCACATCTTTTGAAAGGAAAGTTTTGATGATCTGGTCCCCTCGGTATTTCCGTTTCTCATCAGGCGTCACCTCATAGTCTtcctaaaaaaacacacaacaggacAAATTACATTATAGTATTGATAGtacaaaaatccacaaaaatagTTTAGCGTGGGAGTGttgcaacacattttaaagcatcTTGTCAAAACAATGGAAAGACTTGCTTGACTTGCTGCTGTGGCCAATAAAATCCATAGCAATGCCCACAAATTTATATAAAGTTATTGTTAAGTTcataaatttactttttacttttgtaaaaatgataacaaatgtaaaaatgtactcatcTTGTTGCATGATTGTGTAAACAAGCCACCGACGCACAAaagacaaactgggaatgacacatgggcacacagaCAGGGGCAGCTAAGAAAAAATATTGGTGCCACATATCAGCTTCATTTTCAAAATGGGACCAATATCAATATCTTGGAAAACCCTCCAATATTACTGATATCGATACTGGAACTTATTTATTCTCCATTCCTACCTATTATAGTTCAGATATCAAACTAAAATCcttcacaaaataataattccagGAAGAAAgagtataaaatgtataaacataTGCTTTATCCTGATGGTTCCTGGTGGCCGGTGTTTTGGTAGACACACAGACAGCTTCCTCTGTGTAACTTGTGTGATTCAcagtcactctcacattcacaTATGCTGTGTTTGACTCTGCATATCAAAACTGCTGCTGACACAGACTGCAGCAGCAACACACAAGCTGATGATGGATACatgttatatttataaatataaaataacagttTATGACTTCGAAGTGgtaacaaaaaagtgaaaaaagacacttttttttccctcactgtctgaaatgaaatcagactaaacttttcctgttttagttcaaacaggattatcaaaattatttctatgtaCCAAGTGCCacaataataatttttcattactttcttcaaagtcagaagtttacatacagtaagattactatgcatttaaataaTTTGGGAAAGCCCAGATGATGTTGTCAtatctttggaagcttctgatgggtttattgacaacatctgagttaattagagacacatggatgtatttgaaggcacacctgaaacacactgcgtCTTTGTGttacatcatgggaaagtcaaaagaaaccAGCCAAGCTATTAggaagtctggttcatccttgggtgcaatttccaaatgcctgaaggtgccacgttcatctgttcaaacaattacatgcaaatacaaacaccatgggaatgtccagccatcttgttctgtgtcccagagatgaacgtgctttgggccgaaatgtgcagatcaacccaagaacaaaagcaaaagaccttctGTAGATGCTccctgaagctggtaagagtgtgtcattatccactgtgaaacgagtactgtactgacatggagtgaaaggccactctgtcagggagaaaacattactccaaaagaaacataaaaaagccagatctttgtccctgtgtgcatttaagACCTTCATTTTTCCACCAttccaactgtgaaatatgggggtggcagcatcatgttgtgaggTTGTTTTGCTGTAGGAGGGACTGGTGAACTTCACCAAACAGATGGCATCacaaggaaataacattatgtggaaatactgaagcaacatctcaagacatgaGCCAGAatgttaaagcttgggcacaaataggtctttcaaatggacaatgacctgaagcatactgccaaactggttacaaaaaggcttaaggataacaaagacaatgttttggagtgtggGCAGACCTGAGAAAGCATGTGTGAGCGAGGGCGCCTACAGAcgtggctcagttacaccagttctgtgggccaaatgggccaaaattcctgccaattattgtgagaagcttgtaaAAGGATATCCAAAaggtttgacccaagtcatacagtttaaaggcaatggtaccaaatactaatgaaatgtatgtaaacgaaaggaatgaaaaattgtctttaaaaaatcaaatctctcattattctggcatttagaaaatagtaataattttggtaatcttaATTACCATttattaaaacaggaaaagtttagtctgatttcgtgtcagacagtgagaaaagaaaagtgcatgtgtctttttctATAGTATATGtacatttctgttttcacctgtATAAAAACCTACCTAGTGGAATAGAacatttctctttcttctgCGCATAGACTTTCAATTAATAATATGTGtcattgttttcattgttttatacTAGTGATGATTATAGTAATGCTCTTGTGAATGTTGAATAtacattattttgattatttctgtCTAATTTTCATTACATCTTGAAACAACTGACTATTCCATTTTATATAGCACTATGAATGACGTCTTCGAGTTGAAAAGGGGCAAAGCAGCATGACACCCCAGACCCCCACTGTCCCGAGGTTTCGCTGTCTGAACTATGTCGCCTAGCAACCACACAGTAAACACTCAGGATTCCTGAAGGTCCGTGCATGTCATCGTGTCACAGCCGCGTCACCCACTTTCCACTACAGCGCTTaccacacatacacgcacacacacgcacacgcacacacatgcacttacatacactatataccCTGCATACACCTAATGCCATACTGCCATACTGCTGCCTGGAACAAAGGCGTCTTACTAGAAAAACTTCAACAATTAATGCCAAACTTGCACAGATGGGCAGTCAACCATTTCAACCTGTTTATTAACACTTAAAGAAGCAAaaagtatatatgtgtgtgtgtgtgtgtgtgtgtgtactgttttgtaaatgttttctcaTGATATTCTACATAAAATTGCTGGGAAATCTAGTTCaaacaatattgaaaaaaacaaaacaaaaaacttttaaatTAACTTGTCCTGGCCAATTTTAGGTGGTTATGGAATAGATTACATTTATTACTGTTAAAAAGTTGCTTCAGTAAATGTAAATAACTTCATGTGGACGTATACAGCTTGCGGCATGGATGAAAGAACAGATTGTGCATGATATAGCTGCCAAGAGTTGATTAATTGAGTCTTTGTCTCTGTGAGAATAAAGAGAAATTACACATGCAATGAATGAACTGTCTGACTCTGGGCCTTTGCAGATGGGAGGGTCAGCCAAAGGGAACAGAAGACGCCCCTGTCGCCCTTTTGGATCCTACATATAAAACAATTGTGCTACTCTCACAATCTTTCTAATGTCACAGGGACTGGTGCAACCACTGCCTCCAAATCAGTCTAcaactaaaatacacaaaatagtaCTGCTTGGTGCTTGATAACcttttaaaatcatttgtaTAATACTAAAATAATGTTTTCCCAGCCCATCCTCTGGATCCACTCCCCTCGCAGgaccctttatttatttaagccaATGACCCtttgttagttttcaagttgaaagCAACACATATTTTTTCATCTAATGAGGACACATCATATTTGTCCATGGGctgcaacataaaacagattTGAGAGTATGATTTGAGAGTATGAACCTGTAAAAGAGGTAACTAGTagttttaattttctcaaacttACTTGACTTACGTTACTTGATAAGCAGTGATATGAGGTAAATTATGTGGTAATATAAATTTTCTTCAACATTATCTTGAGGAAATATTACCTTAACATTCTGGTTGTTAAGGTAATATTTACTGACACTGGTTTTGAATAGTAGTTTACAACTGACTTTTGAAGGTAATGTTATATGGTCTCCACACAAATTTGGTGTTCCAATCATCTGAAATCCAACCTCTTTACAGACTGAAGTCAGCCCCAGGCCCGGTTGGTTCAGAGTTCGTTGAGAGTGGGTTTCTCCATAGAATTTGTCACATGTACAGCACAATTAGCCATACCATGCGGTGGGATGTCCCGTTTTAGTATGGGTGGTTAAGTGGGGGATGCCGTGTTGGAAAAAAACACTGTGGGAAACAATGCTGCCCTTTACTGTCTTGTCACATGGCCACACAAAGATATTCTGGGCATAGATAAAATTTTAAAGTGTCATGTGGGTGCTGTTTGTCTAGACTAGAGGCTCTTGGGCTATAGTGTAGGTATTATTGGTGCTATATCGTTTGTCTGTTCTCATGATGTAAAAAAGACAAAGACTGTTTTACTCTCTGCTTTGTAAAGTGCACCTCTATTTAAGTGCTGGGTACGatctggtgtagtccttgttCTATCCTGTTCCCAATTAAGTGCTATCCTGCCATTGGTTTATTCTCAGCTCttttttaatcttggtttatgGTCTAGATCTTGTTTAAAACTTGGGTATAGCTTGACATATTtgtttaacattaaaaaaacatttatctgaactTTTCCCAATCAAATATTGTACAAATGATGGATCTCATGGAAAAAAGTTTGAGGATGATCCATCTAGACGCAAGAGAAAAAGATGGGGATGGGAAGGGAGGGGGttgaataataatagaaaaatagTTGAATAATCCCTACTCAGTTTAATTGTCTCCTCTGTGCTGACCTATGACTGTAATCAGAGTGAATGCATTGAACAGGCTGCTCACTTTATAGGACATGGCTTGTGTGTGAGTTTATGAcgttaaatgtcttgctcaagggctcATCAATAGTAGAGAGTAAGGTGAAACTTCCTTGGGCTGAATATTGAAATAATATTATGGCTTCAATACAGGCCTGGTGGCATCCAATaatgacacagagacaaaaaaacTGTCACATCCATTCACAATGCTCAATGTTGAAGTCACCATTTTAGCATGCATGCCTTTGGTTCTTGGAGAGAACGCTGTAGGAATACATATGTATACCCCTCTTGCTGGAAGGTAAAACTCGCCTAACCCCAATCTAACTGCTCAAAAGCATGGACAAAttgattaaaac encodes:
- the grk5l gene encoding G protein-coupled receptor kinase 5, with the translated sequence MELENIVANTVLLKAREGGGGKRKGRSKKWKEILRFPHISQCVDLGKSIERDYASICERQPIGRLLFRLFCETRPKLQRCIQLLDAMEDYEVTPDEKRKYRGDQIIKTFLSKDSPQHVDIVEGFVDQCRENLQISPCKEIFSNCRKAVHDYLSGAPFADYQNSMYFDRFLQWKMLERQPITKDTFRQYRVLGKGGFGEVCACQVRATGKMYACKKLEKKRIKKRKGESMALNEKQILEKVNSRFVVSLAYAYETKDALCLVLTIMNGGDLKFHIYNMGTPGFEKDRIQFYAAQISCGLEHLHRESIVYRDLKPENILLDDNGHIRISDLGLAIKVPEGELIRGRVGTVGYMAPEVINNEKYAMSPDWWGLGCLIYEMTVGRSPFRARKERVKREEVERRVQEEEEEYNEKFTEDAKAICRMLLTKDPKQRLGCQADKAAGVKAHLFFKNINFKRLEAGIVDPPFVPDPRAVYCKDVLDIEQFSTVKGVNLDQTDNDFYSKFATGSVSIPWQNEMIETECFRDLNVFGPQGTRPPDLDWNQPPEPPKRSLLDRIFRRHHPEVSISNSRVQSSSVNSVDSMSNSAP